The window GGGAACGGATGCGCCGGGTCCATGGCCTGCGGGGTCGCCAGCGGAAAGATGTTGCGGAAGTAGTACTCGCGGAGCGCCTCGCGCTCGCTCGGCGACAGCGCCCCGTAGCCGACCACCTCGATCCCCTGCCTTTCCAGCAGGTCGAGCACATGGTCGACGAGGCGGCGCTGCTCCTCTTCGATCTCCCGCACCAGAGCGAGGCACTCGGTGATCTGTTGCTGCGGCGTACGCCCGTCGACGGTGCGCTGCAGAATACCGGCGGCAACCTGCTGCTTGAGGCCGCCGATACGTTTCATGAAGAACTCGTCGAGGTTCGAACCGACAATGGCCAGGAACTTCAACCGCTCGAGCAGCGGCACCCGTTGATCGTCGGCCTCGTGCAACACCCGGCGATTGAAGTTCAACCACGTGAGCTCGCGGTTCAGGTAGAGTTCCGGATTGCGCAGATCGAAGGCGCCGCTGACGTGCGCGGCCTCGGTCACGGCAGTCCCCGCCGCCCCCTCGCATCCACCCTCCAACGCGTGGCCGCCGTTGCCCCCGAGCGGGACCTCGAGGGCCAACGAGGCGGAGGACGCCGGCAGCGGGTCGGTCATCAAGCTCGCAACGAATCCGTCTGTAATGCGTCTCGCCGTCATGACCGTCACAGCCGCATGGCGCAGTGCGCCGCACCGAGCAGGGCCGCCCGTGGATTCAAGACGATATTGACGCCGATACCGCGCATGCGATCCGCAAACCGCCCCTTCCCGACGAAACTCGCCATGAACCCTCCAGACTGCAAGGCCGGCAAAATCTTCGGTGCTATGCCGCCGGCCACCGCCACTTCTACGGCGAGACACTTCAAGGCCAGATTACCCGCTTCCGCCCCATATATGGCGCAGAAGGTATCCAGCGCCGCCACACACAACGGATCGTCCCCGGCCAGTGCGTGCCGGGCGACGGTCGCACTCGGATCGCCGCTTTGCAGCTCCTGCGCCAGCGCCGCGGGCTCGGGGGCGAATCCGGAGTCGCGCAGGAAGTTGTAGATGTTGTGGAGCCCGGGTCCGGACAACACCCGCTCGTAGCTGACGTGCTCCTCGCCCTGCTCGCGCAGGTAGCGCAAGAGCGCAATCTCGCGATCGTTGCGCGGCGCGAAATCCGTGTGGCCGCCTTCGGAGGCGACCGCCAGGTACCGCGCTCCATCCCAGATCAGCATGGCCTCGCCCAGTCCCGTCCCGGCGGCCACCACGGCGATGTTGCCGTTGCGGCGCGGACGGCCGGCACCCTGCAACGCGCAAAGGTCGGCCGCCGGCAACTCGATGACACCATAGGCGGTGCCCTGCAAATCGTTGAGCAAGCGCACACGTTGCGTTCCCAATCGCTCCGACAGCGCCGGTTCCGCGAGCACCCACGGCAGGTTGGTTGTTCGCAGGACGCCATCCACCACCGGGCCGGCAGCCGCAAAACAGGCGGCCGACACCTTCACCGAAGCGCTTGCGCCGAGAAACTCGGCCAGCAACGCGTCGAACGTTGCATAGTGCTGACTGGAGAAAGCCGCATCGCGTACCGGACGCAAGCGTCCGTCGGCTACGTCGAACAGTGCCAGCAGTACCTTCGTCCCGCCCAGATCGCCCGCGAGAATCACGCCGCCCCTCCCACAAGTATGGTCACCGCCGACACGGTACCAGATGATACCGCGCCCGGCGAGCGCCGCCGGGGTGACCCGCTCCGCGCCGTTGGCGAAAACGACGGAACCCGACGCCGACTCTTGGCCAACCAACGCGCGGGCCTGGAGACCGAACGAGCCACCCGCTCACCGCCCATCGAGTGCGCCGGCGCTTCTCAGCCACTCGAGCGCAAACGGCCACGGACCGTGTCCGGATTCGAGGTTTATGTGACCGTGTCCCTTCAAAATCCGGTGCCCCACCCCGATCGCGCGGGCGATCTCTTCCAGCTCCTCCGGACTGGTGAAAGGATCGTCATCGCTGCCGACGAGCAGGCTCCGGTCTGCCAGCGACTCCCACGCCTCCACCCGCAGCGGTGGCGGGAAGAAGGTTTCCGCCGGCTCGAACAGGAGATATGGCGACGGCGGCACCACGAGGAGCGCCGCCGTCACCCCGCAGGGTCCGCGCTCCGCAAGCAGGTGATCGAGCGCCCAACAGCCCAGCGAGTGCGCCACCACGGTGACCGGCCGGTCCCGCACCGACATCAACGCCTCTGCCAGCGCGGCTACCCAGGCGTCCTTGCGGGGCGCCTCCGCGTCGGGCAGGTCGGGGAAAAGAACGGGCACGCCGCGCCCCTCGAGTTCCGCCTCGAGCCACCGCTGCCAGTGACCCGGCCCCGAACCTCCGTGTCCGTAGACGATGACGATCATGGCTTTAACCGTAGCAGGGATCGACGCCCAATGCCCCGACGCCACAACGGCGCGAGGACTCCGAATTCCCGTCCTCCGCTTTCCCGCCCGGGCTGCATTCGGCCGCGGCCTGTGCCATGAATGAACCGTCCCATGAAGCCGCAGACCGCAGTCTCGCTGCCCGAGGTCGCTCGTTACCGCGTCATATTCGGCGACTGCGATCTCATGCAGGCGATGTATTTCGCCGCTTATTTCCGCCTGCTGGAGATCGGCCGGGCCGAACTGTTTCGACAGATCGGCCATGCCTTCCCGGATTACATTGCCCGCGGTCTGTTTCTCGCAGTCGTCGAAGCCAACTGCCGTTACCTGCGGTCGGCACGCTACGACGACGAATTGATCCTTCGCGCCGCCATCACCGAGGTGAAGCGCGTCACCCTGACGGTGACGTACGCCATCGACCGCGCCGACGGCGTGGCGATCGCCTCCGCGAGCACCCTGCACGCCGTACTCGATGCCGCCGGCCGGCCGCAACGCATCCCGCCCGGGATCTACGTCACCGTCTGAAGCACCTGGAGAAGCCGTGCCCAATCTACCTGCCTTCACACTGACCGACACCGCCGGCCACCGGCGCCGCTTCCCGTCGGGGCGTCTTACGCTCCTCGCCTTC is drawn from Candidatus Binatia bacterium and contains these coding sequences:
- the glk gene encoding glucokinase, encoding MILAGDLGGTKVLLALFDVADGRLRPVRDAAFSSQHYATFDALLAEFLGASASVKVSAACFAAAGPVVDGVLRTTNLPWVLAEPALSERLGTQRVRLLNDLQGTAYGVIELPAADLCALQGAGRPRRNGNIAVVAAGTGLGEAMLIWDGARYLAVASEGGHTDFAPRNDREIALLRYLREQGEEHVSYERVLSGPGLHNIYNFLRDSGFAPEPAALAQELQSGDPSATVARHALAGDDPLCVAALDTFCAIYGAEAGNLALKCLAVEVAVAGGIAPKILPALQSGGFMASFVGKGRFADRMRGIGVNIVLNPRAALLGAAHCAMRL
- a CDS encoding alpha/beta hydrolase; protein product: MIVIVYGHGGSGPGHWQRWLEAELEGRGVPVLFPDLPDAEAPRKDAWVAALAEALMSVRDRPVTVVAHSLGCWALDHLLAERGPCGVTAALLVVPPSPYLLFEPAETFFPPPLRVEAWESLADRSLLVGSDDDPFTSPEELEEIARAIGVGHRILKGHGHINLESGHGPWPFALEWLRSAGALDGR
- a CDS encoding acyl-CoA thioesterase, coding for MKPQTAVSLPEVARYRVIFGDCDLMQAMYFAAYFRLLEIGRAELFRQIGHAFPDYIARGLFLAVVEANCRYLRSARYDDELILRAAITEVKRVTLTVTYAIDRADGVAIASASTLHAVLDAAGRPQRIPPGIYVTV